A single genomic interval of Musa acuminata AAA Group cultivar baxijiao chromosome BXJ3-4, Cavendish_Baxijiao_AAA, whole genome shotgun sequence harbors:
- the LOC103980194 gene encoding large ribosomal subunit protein uL1 isoform X4 translates to MKVCMLGDAQHVEEAEKIGLDYMDVESLKKMNKNKKLVKKLAKKYHAFLASEAIIKQIPRLLGPGLNKAGNLFIYIFNFELLWVHVTCYARKFPTLVTHQESLEAKVNETKAMVKFQLKKVLCMGVAVGNCAMEEKQIFQNVQLSVNFLVSLLKKNWQNVRCLYLKSTMGKPYRVF, encoded by the exons GATAGGACTCGACTACATGGATGTTGAAAGTTTAAAAAAGATGAACAAAAATAAGAAGTTGGTTAAAAAACTCGCTAAGAAGTACCACGCTTTCCTAGCATCAGAAGCTATCATCAAACAGATTCCTCGTCTCCTTGGACCTGGTCTTAACAAGGCAGGCAA TCTGTTcatctatatatttaattttgaacttCTCTGGGTACATGTGACTTGTTATGCAAGGAAGTTTCCCACGTTGGTTACTCACCAGGAATCTTTGGAGGCAAAAGTTAATGAGACAAAAGCAATGGTGAAATTTCAACTTAAGAAGGTTCTTTGCATGGGTGTTGCAGTGGGTAACTGTGCTATGGAGGAGAAGCAGATCTTTCAGAATGTTCAACTCAGCGTCAATTTTCTTGTGTCTTTGCTGAAGAAGAACTGGCAAAAT GTCAGGTGCTTGTACTTGAAGAGCACCATGGGGAAGCCATACCGAGTATTCTAG